From a region of the Polyangium spumosum genome:
- a CDS encoding tetratricopeptide repeat protein, giving the protein MRGSDIPSLELLTPFVGRGADLERIGVLFRERRLITLWGPAGIGKTRLAVEYASRFAGESLFVDLSSARCLGTVCETVASALDVVLPGGRESDQAPVRLGRVLAARGPILLVLDNFERIAHLAVETVGRWLREAPEVRFLLGSRERLRLRGEGILELGPLSLPADAAFAASEAVQLFLLKARAEDDAFELTDENAPRIAELVQKLEGIPLAIELAAVRLPLLGVDGLISRLGKRLDVLCGGFRDAEPRQATLRTALEWSWDLLTEEDQRALVECSLFPGAFSFSSAEAVLSAKDVLSRLESLRGKSLLRVLGTGKLGLFECVRELLDEHYAQIDPELHAEARHTAHFLTLALGRHEQSPDEPLDAELRDNVVAALKRELGRLERSPSGEHRPRAGPAPERAVRALLAIEPALARRGPADLLLELLERALHLAPDLPPALGAPLFAARGRAAQVRGHVDEARSRFDQGIELAEASGLFAIQAAIVTDLGVLHHEQRELSEARACYDLAMSRLAGQGDRRAEGRLLANLGALLHDLRQYEAARERYQDALRVLGDAGVVRLQGIVQVNLGVLEQEQGDLGTALVHYEFGLRLLERAGDRRLEAIALGNLGTLQHERSQLASARGYHERALLALRTTGDVRSETLARGRLAMVLAALGDLTTSRGLLAEAELAVTSGGDALAAAFVDLAWGAAELCAAEALEANEPQEARALLQRVRQRMERAHRASAPGGPSPAELSDDVRIGLRILSAALGRLSAEAAEELSADALVIAPSAGCYRPPGGEWEDLRQHPVLRRILFALVEQRRARPGVGLSLEEIQRAAWPGERIRTDAAANRIYVAVSKLRRRGLRDFLRSQDDGYALDPNLEVQRFDGATPGANPTEGAS; this is encoded by the coding sequence GTGCGCGGCTCCGACATCCCGTCGCTGGAGCTGCTCACCCCGTTCGTCGGGCGAGGCGCCGACCTCGAGCGCATCGGCGTGTTGTTTCGCGAGAGGCGCCTGATCACGTTGTGGGGGCCGGCCGGCATCGGAAAGACCCGCCTGGCGGTCGAGTATGCGAGCCGGTTTGCGGGTGAGTCCCTGTTCGTGGATCTCTCCAGCGCGCGTTGCCTGGGGACGGTGTGCGAGACGGTCGCGAGCGCGCTCGACGTCGTCTTGCCCGGCGGGCGCGAGTCCGACCAGGCCCCGGTTCGACTCGGGCGCGTGCTGGCCGCGCGGGGGCCGATCCTCCTGGTGCTCGACAACTTCGAGCGGATCGCGCACCTCGCCGTCGAGACCGTCGGTCGCTGGTTGCGGGAGGCGCCCGAGGTTCGTTTTCTTCTGGGCTCGCGCGAGCGGCTGCGGCTCCGCGGTGAGGGGATCCTGGAGCTCGGCCCGCTCAGCCTGCCCGCGGACGCCGCGTTCGCCGCGTCCGAAGCGGTCCAGCTCTTTTTGCTCAAGGCGCGGGCCGAGGACGACGCGTTCGAGCTGACCGACGAGAACGCCCCCCGCATCGCGGAGCTGGTCCAGAAGCTCGAGGGGATCCCGCTGGCCATCGAGCTGGCCGCCGTGCGGCTGCCCCTGCTCGGCGTGGACGGGCTGATCTCCCGGCTGGGCAAGCGGCTCGACGTTCTTTGTGGCGGCTTTCGTGACGCCGAGCCACGCCAGGCCACCCTCCGCACGGCGCTGGAGTGGTCGTGGGACCTCCTGACGGAGGAGGACCAGCGCGCGCTGGTCGAGTGTTCGCTGTTCCCTGGGGCCTTTTCGTTTTCGTCGGCGGAGGCGGTGCTGAGCGCCAAGGACGTGCTCTCTCGGCTCGAATCCCTGCGGGGAAAGTCGCTGCTCCGGGTGCTCGGCACGGGGAAGCTGGGGCTCTTCGAGTGCGTGCGCGAGCTCCTCGACGAGCACTACGCGCAGATCGATCCCGAGCTCCACGCGGAGGCGCGCCACACGGCGCACTTCCTGACGCTGGCCCTCGGGAGGCACGAGCAGAGCCCGGACGAGCCGCTGGACGCCGAGCTGCGGGACAACGTGGTGGCGGCGCTGAAGCGCGAGCTCGGGCGGCTGGAGCGGTCGCCGAGCGGAGAGCACCGGCCTCGCGCGGGCCCCGCGCCCGAACGCGCCGTCCGGGCGCTGCTCGCGATCGAACCGGCGCTGGCGCGACGGGGGCCGGCGGACCTCTTGCTCGAGCTGCTGGAGCGAGCGTTACACCTCGCGCCGGACCTGCCGCCGGCGCTCGGCGCGCCGCTCTTCGCGGCGCGAGGCCGCGCCGCGCAGGTGCGAGGTCACGTGGACGAGGCGCGCTCGAGGTTCGATCAGGGAATCGAGCTGGCGGAGGCTTCGGGCCTGTTCGCCATCCAGGCGGCGATCGTCACCGACCTGGGCGTGCTCCACCACGAGCAGCGCGAGCTCTCGGAGGCGCGGGCGTGTTACGACCTCGCCATGTCGCGCCTGGCCGGCCAGGGGGACCGGCGCGCGGAGGGAAGGCTGCTGGCGAACCTCGGGGCCCTGCTGCACGACCTCCGCCAGTACGAGGCCGCCAGGGAGCGCTACCAGGACGCGCTGCGCGTGCTCGGCGATGCGGGCGTGGTGCGGCTCCAGGGCATCGTTCAGGTGAACCTGGGCGTGCTGGAGCAGGAGCAGGGCGACCTGGGCACGGCGCTCGTGCATTACGAGTTCGGGCTGCGCCTCCTCGAGCGGGCCGGGGATCGGCGCCTGGAGGCGATCGCCCTCGGCAACCTGGGCACGCTGCAGCACGAGCGCAGCCAGCTCGCGTCCGCGCGCGGGTATCATGAGCGCGCCCTCCTGGCGCTCCGCACCACCGGGGACGTCCGGTCCGAGACGCTGGCGCGAGGCAGGCTGGCGATGGTGCTCGCGGCGCTCGGGGACCTCACCACGTCCCGCGGGCTGCTCGCGGAGGCGGAGCTCGCGGTCACGAGTGGTGGAGACGCGCTGGCGGCGGCGTTCGTGGATCTGGCCTGGGGCGCGGCGGAGCTTTGCGCCGCCGAGGCGCTGGAGGCGAACGAGCCGCAGGAAGCGAGGGCGCTCCTGCAGCGCGTGCGGCAGCGGATGGAGCGAGCGCACCGCGCTTCGGCGCCGGGCGGCCCGTCGCCGGCCGAGCTGTCGGACGACGTGCGTATCGGCCTCCGGATCCTGAGCGCCGCGCTGGGTCGCCTGTCGGCCGAGGCCGCCGAGGAGCTGTCCGCCGACGCGCTGGTGATCGCGCCGAGCGCGGGTTGTTATCGACCCCCGGGGGGCGAATGGGAGGATCTGCGGCAGCATCCCGTCCTGCGCCGCATCCTGTTCGCGCTGGTCGAGCAGCGGCGCGCGCGGCCCGGCGTGGGGCTCTCGCTGGAGGAGATCCAGCGCGCGGCCTGGCCGGGAGAGCGCATTCGAACCGACGCCGCGGCGAACCGCATCTACGTGGCGGTCTCCAAGCTGCGGCGTCGCGGGTTGCGGGACTTCTTGCGCAGCCAGGACGACGGGTATGCCCTGGATCCCAACCTCGAGGTGCAGCGCTTCGACGGCGCGACGCCCGGCGCGAATCCGACCGAAGGCGCGTCGTGA
- a CDS encoding serine/threonine-protein kinase PknK has translation MKPGDVVADRFELDKVAGSGGMGKVFRARDRRTGGLVAVKVLWAHAHEDTATRFVREAELLEGLDHPGIVRHVAHGLGVEGEPWLALEWLEGETLAERLKRAGLDVAESVGVARRVAEALGVAHGAGIVHRDLKPANIFLVGQSPAEVRLLDFGIARVEGGEALTHTGFVIGTPAYMAPEQARGSRRIDARADVFALGCVLFHCLTGRPPFVAEEMHAALLKVVLEEAPRVSSVRSGVPEALDALVARMLAKASKERPADGAAVAAALAGLGIVGDTEVAETSARPSGLTGKERRVVSLVLTRLPRGERAPRVGESGVYGPTVALAGAETAADVDTGRGRSLAGVVERYGGRLDALSDGTLVVSLLSTGAATDQAARAARSALALREVLPEAPMALVAGAEVSSEGLPMGAVIERGVRLLGKKGMAGRAPPIRLDDVMAGLLDVRFDVDGDEEGLYLRGERELTEAARTLLGRPTHCVGRESELAILMALVDECFDEPLSRAAVILGPPGMGKSRLRHELLRKLRERQDAIGVWVGQGDPMSQNSPFALVGQMLRGQAGLSGGMPLDVQRQRLRARLGRHLVGRALERAVMFLGPLAGVPAADEESIELRAARRDPLLMGDQIRAAWEDLLRAETEERPAMLILEDLHWGDRPTVKLVDELLRALPERPIFVLALARPDLPEVFPRLWEGRPVQEIRLKELSKKAATSLVREVLGERISDEMARRLVERAGGNAFYLEELIRAAESGRAAELPETVLAMVEARLHALAPEARRLLRAGSVFGQVFWRGGAAALLGEGPGEASLGGLLADLCARELVVKRAESRFPAQEEYTFRHALVREAAYAALTLSDRALGHELAGAWLEEAGERDAVVLAEHYERGRVPARAAAWYRRAAEQALEGNDFRAAIERAEKAARGASGEARGELSYLQAEAYRWLGEASEAAARAASAMKALSRGSGAWYAAAATAASMLVRLGQREALSALAEEVGAPGAEAMRGSAMAVSAVAHVAASLLHAGEHAAAEVLVAELREVGPMSAQDEGVEARLYALHASRALCEGDPAGALLQTARSIPAFLGTGNRRDACVARVNAAHARIQLGLFAEAERELVEILGDARRLGLSNVAALAKQNLGPALAARGAIEEGERYVREAIADFAHQSNRRQEGRARIYLSALLLARGDAEAAEIEAESAAEALAAIGPLRAFALAAWARALLAQDNWPSGLGIAGAAMGLLASLGGMEEGEALLRLVYAEALLASGSAASGRHAIFQARTRLLLRANRMMDATMRESFLERVPENQRTMELGRELGA, from the coding sequence ATGAAGCCCGGAGATGTTGTCGCGGATCGGTTCGAGCTCGACAAGGTGGCGGGCTCGGGGGGCATGGGGAAGGTGTTTCGTGCGAGGGATCGCAGGACGGGGGGGCTCGTCGCGGTCAAGGTGCTCTGGGCGCACGCGCATGAGGATACGGCGACGCGGTTCGTGCGGGAGGCGGAGCTGCTCGAGGGGCTCGATCATCCGGGGATCGTGCGGCATGTGGCGCATGGGCTCGGCGTGGAGGGGGAGCCTTGGCTCGCGCTCGAGTGGCTGGAGGGTGAGACGCTCGCGGAGCGGCTCAAGCGTGCTGGGCTCGACGTTGCGGAGAGTGTGGGGGTCGCGCGGCGTGTGGCCGAGGCGCTTGGGGTCGCGCATGGGGCTGGGATCGTGCATCGGGATCTCAAGCCGGCGAACATTTTTCTCGTGGGGCAGAGTCCGGCCGAGGTCAGGCTGCTCGATTTTGGGATTGCGCGGGTCGAGGGGGGCGAGGCGCTGACGCATACCGGGTTCGTCATCGGGACACCGGCGTACATGGCGCCGGAGCAGGCGCGGGGGTCGAGGCGGATCGATGCGCGGGCGGATGTGTTTGCGCTCGGGTGTGTGCTGTTTCATTGCTTGACGGGGCGGCCGCCGTTCGTGGCGGAGGAGATGCATGCGGCGCTGCTCAAGGTGGTGCTGGAGGAGGCGCCGCGGGTCTCGTCGGTGCGGAGTGGGGTGCCGGAGGCGCTCGACGCGCTCGTGGCGCGGATGCTGGCGAAGGCGTCGAAGGAGCGGCCTGCGGATGGGGCGGCGGTGGCGGCGGCGCTCGCGGGGCTCGGGATCGTGGGGGATACCGAGGTGGCCGAGACGAGTGCGCGGCCGAGTGGGCTCACGGGCAAGGAGCGGCGTGTGGTTTCGCTCGTGCTCACGAGATTGCCGCGGGGCGAGCGGGCGCCGAGGGTGGGGGAGAGCGGGGTTTATGGGCCGACGGTCGCGCTTGCGGGGGCGGAGACGGCGGCGGATGTGGATACGGGGCGGGGGAGGTCGCTGGCGGGGGTCGTGGAGCGGTATGGCGGGCGGCTCGATGCGCTGTCGGATGGCACGCTGGTCGTGAGCCTGCTGTCGACGGGGGCGGCGACGGATCAGGCGGCGCGGGCGGCGCGGTCGGCGCTGGCGTTGCGGGAGGTGTTGCCGGAGGCGCCGATGGCGCTCGTGGCGGGGGCGGAGGTCTCGTCCGAGGGGTTGCCGATGGGCGCGGTGATCGAGCGGGGGGTGCGGCTGCTCGGGAAGAAGGGAATGGCGGGGAGGGCGCCGCCGATTCGCCTGGACGATGTGATGGCGGGGCTGCTCGATGTGCGGTTCGACGTCGACGGCGATGAGGAGGGGCTTTACCTGCGCGGCGAGCGCGAGTTGACGGAGGCGGCGCGGACGCTGCTCGGCAGGCCCACGCATTGTGTCGGTCGGGAGAGCGAGCTCGCGATTTTGATGGCGCTCGTGGACGAGTGCTTCGACGAGCCGCTGTCGCGGGCGGCCGTGATCCTCGGGCCGCCGGGGATGGGCAAGAGCCGGCTTCGGCATGAGCTCTTGCGCAAGCTCAGGGAGCGGCAGGATGCGATTGGCGTCTGGGTCGGGCAGGGGGATCCGATGAGCCAGAATTCGCCGTTCGCGCTCGTGGGGCAGATGTTGCGTGGGCAGGCGGGTTTGTCAGGGGGGATGCCGCTCGACGTGCAGCGGCAGAGGCTGCGGGCGCGGCTCGGGCGGCACCTCGTGGGCCGGGCGCTCGAGCGGGCGGTGATGTTCCTCGGGCCGCTCGCGGGTGTGCCGGCGGCGGACGAGGAGAGCATCGAATTACGCGCGGCGCGGCGGGATCCCTTGCTGATGGGGGATCAGATCCGGGCGGCGTGGGAGGATCTGCTGCGCGCCGAGACGGAGGAGCGGCCGGCGATGTTGATCCTCGAGGATTTGCACTGGGGGGATCGGCCGACGGTGAAGCTCGTGGACGAGCTGTTGCGCGCGCTGCCGGAGCGGCCGATCTTCGTGCTGGCGCTCGCGCGGCCCGATTTGCCGGAGGTGTTCCCGCGGCTCTGGGAGGGGCGGCCGGTGCAGGAGATCCGGTTGAAGGAGCTCTCGAAGAAGGCGGCGACGTCGCTCGTGCGGGAGGTGCTCGGGGAGCGCATTTCGGACGAAATGGCGCGCCGGCTCGTGGAGCGGGCCGGGGGCAATGCGTTTTACCTGGAGGAGCTGATCCGCGCGGCGGAGAGCGGGCGGGCCGCGGAGCTGCCGGAGACGGTGCTGGCGATGGTGGAGGCGCGGCTGCACGCGCTCGCCCCGGAGGCGCGGCGGCTCTTGCGCGCAGGGAGCGTGTTCGGGCAGGTGTTCTGGCGCGGCGGGGCCGCGGCGCTGCTCGGCGAGGGGCCGGGCGAGGCGAGCCTGGGGGGATTGCTCGCGGATCTCTGCGCGCGGGAGCTCGTGGTGAAGCGGGCCGAGAGCCGCTTTCCCGCGCAGGAGGAGTACACGTTCCGGCACGCGCTCGTGCGGGAGGCGGCGTATGCGGCGCTGACGCTGTCGGATCGGGCGCTCGGGCACGAGCTCGCGGGGGCGTGGCTGGAGGAGGCGGGGGAGCGGGACGCGGTTGTCCTGGCGGAACATTACGAGCGAGGAAGGGTGCCGGCGAGGGCCGCGGCGTGGTACCGGCGGGCGGCGGAGCAGGCGCTCGAGGGCAACGATTTCCGGGCGGCGATCGAGCGGGCCGAGAAGGCGGCGCGGGGCGCGTCGGGGGAGGCGCGCGGGGAGCTTTCGTATCTGCAGGCGGAGGCGTATCGCTGGCTCGGGGAGGCGTCCGAGGCCGCGGCGCGGGCGGCGAGCGCGATGAAGGCGCTCTCGCGGGGCAGCGGGGCCTGGTATGCGGCGGCGGCGACGGCGGCGTCGATGCTGGTCCGGCTCGGGCAGAGGGAGGCGCTCTCCGCGCTCGCGGAGGAGGTGGGCGCGCCGGGCGCGGAGGCGATGCGGGGTTCGGCGATGGCGGTGAGCGCGGTGGCGCACGTGGCGGCGTCGCTGCTGCACGCGGGGGAGCACGCGGCGGCGGAGGTGCTCGTCGCCGAGCTCCGGGAGGTCGGGCCGATGTCGGCGCAGGACGAGGGCGTGGAGGCGCGGCTGTATGCGCTGCACGCGTCACGCGCGCTCTGCGAGGGGGACCCGGCGGGCGCGCTGTTGCAGACGGCGCGCAGCATTCCGGCGTTCCTCGGGACGGGCAACCGGCGGGACGCGTGTGTGGCGCGGGTGAACGCGGCGCACGCGCGGATCCAGCTCGGGCTGTTCGCGGAGGCGGAGCGGGAGCTCGTGGAGATCCTCGGCGACGCGCGGCGGCTCGGGCTCTCCAACGTGGCGGCGCTGGCGAAGCAGAACCTCGGGCCGGCGCTCGCGGCGCGCGGGGCGATCGAGGAGGGCGAGCGGTACGTGCGCGAGGCGATCGCCGATTTCGCGCACCAATCGAACCGGCGGCAGGAGGGGCGGGCGCGTATTTATCTGTCGGCGCTGCTGCTCGCGCGCGGGGACGCGGAGGCGGCGGAGATCGAGGCCGAGAGCGCGGCGGAGGCGCTCGCGGCGATCGGGCCGCTGCGGGCGTTCGCGCTCGCGGCGTGGGCGCGGGCGCTGCTCGCGCAGGACAACTGGCCGTCGGGGCTCGGGATCGCGGGCGCGGCGATGGGGCTCCTGGCGTCGCTCGGGGGCATGGAGGAGGGCGAGGCGCTGCTGCGGCTCGTGTATGCCGAGGCGCTGCTCGCGTCGGGGAGCGCGGCGAGCGGGAGACACGCGATTTTCCAGGCGCGGACGCGGCTGCTTTTGCGGGCGAATCGAATGATGGACGCCACGATGCGCGAGAGCTTCCTCGAGCGCGTGCCCGAAAATCAGCGGACGATGGAGCTCGGGCGTGAGCTCGGCGCATAA
- a CDS encoding PGRS family protein — protein MPTNLGGAARLALLPIALLAASCNQAAEPECTDGPICETKATGDRYVVPRCVPAWNAGPVPADCGVFVSTSLGDDDAPGTQDKPVRSLARAAELAGIERPIYACAEDFHDRLVLPAGASLFGGLDCTDGYRWTDDLAKTRLHGAPDEIPLVLAPGPEVSRIEDLAIFAADATRPGGSSIALVADHTRAELRRCDVRAGKGKDGENGASLPYDPALDGLDGVPGEAACVADFNLGTPGGPRVSRTCEGGPGTTGGQGGDGGAITPDSLQSTPGKSGEVGAPAAPMFGLGGAGDAGNGWSCVMGKGTAGNNGSRGTPGAGAAGFGWLDANGYAGIAGGVGGFGLPGQGGGGAGGARGGASICANATPGAGASGGSGGTGGCGGRGGTGGGPGGASIGIASIESRLVLWDGRVVAGRGGRGGDGADGQPGGSGGNGGMGGAGKGPSAPDACQGGAGGMGGKGGPGGGGLGGPSLVIAHVGAEPELRGKVSLATGKPGDGGKGGDADLLGNRGAPGMGAAIRGF, from the coding sequence ATGCCGACGAACCTCGGCGGGGCCGCGCGCCTCGCCCTCCTGCCCATCGCCCTGCTCGCCGCGAGCTGCAACCAGGCCGCCGAGCCCGAATGCACCGATGGCCCCATTTGCGAGACGAAGGCTACCGGCGATCGCTACGTCGTGCCGCGCTGCGTACCCGCCTGGAACGCCGGGCCCGTGCCCGCCGACTGCGGCGTCTTCGTCTCCACGAGCCTCGGCGACGACGACGCGCCCGGCACACAGGACAAACCCGTCCGCAGCCTCGCCCGCGCCGCCGAGCTCGCCGGCATCGAGCGGCCCATCTATGCCTGCGCCGAGGACTTTCACGACCGCCTCGTCCTGCCCGCCGGCGCGAGCCTCTTCGGCGGCCTCGATTGCACGGACGGATATCGCTGGACGGACGACCTCGCGAAGACACGCCTCCACGGCGCGCCCGACGAGATCCCGCTCGTACTCGCGCCCGGCCCCGAGGTGAGCCGCATCGAGGACCTCGCCATCTTCGCCGCCGACGCGACGAGGCCCGGCGGCTCGTCCATCGCGCTCGTCGCCGACCACACGCGCGCCGAGCTCCGGCGCTGCGACGTCCGCGCCGGCAAGGGCAAGGACGGCGAAAATGGCGCGAGCCTCCCGTACGACCCCGCGCTCGACGGCCTCGACGGCGTGCCAGGCGAGGCCGCCTGCGTCGCCGATTTCAACCTCGGCACCCCGGGCGGCCCGCGCGTCTCGCGCACGTGCGAGGGCGGGCCCGGCACGACCGGCGGGCAAGGCGGCGACGGCGGCGCGATCACCCCGGACTCGTTGCAATCGACCCCCGGGAAATCCGGCGAGGTCGGCGCGCCCGCAGCCCCGATGTTTGGCCTCGGCGGCGCGGGCGACGCGGGCAACGGCTGGAGCTGCGTGATGGGCAAGGGCACGGCGGGAAACAACGGATCACGCGGCACGCCCGGCGCGGGCGCCGCGGGGTTCGGCTGGCTCGACGCGAATGGATACGCCGGTATCGCCGGCGGCGTCGGCGGCTTTGGTTTGCCGGGACAAGGCGGCGGCGGCGCCGGGGGCGCGCGGGGCGGGGCCTCCATTTGCGCAAACGCGACGCCCGGGGCGGGCGCGAGCGGCGGCAGCGGCGGCACCGGCGGCTGCGGCGGGCGCGGCGGCACCGGCGGCGGGCCCGGCGGCGCGAGCATCGGGATCGCCAGCATCGAATCGAGGCTCGTGCTCTGGGACGGCCGCGTCGTCGCCGGTCGCGGCGGCCGGGGCGGCGACGGCGCGGACGGCCAGCCCGGCGGGAGCGGCGGCAATGGCGGCATGGGCGGCGCAGGCAAGGGCCCGAGCGCGCCCGACGCCTGCCAGGGCGGCGCGGGTGGAATGGGCGGCAAGGGTGGCCCCGGCGGCGGCGGCCTCGGCGGGCCTTCCCTCGTGATCGCGCACGTCGGCGCCGAGCCCGAGCTACGCGGCAAGGTCTCGCTCGCCACGGGCAAACCCGGCGACGGCGGCAAGGGCGGCGACGCCGACCTCCTCGGCAACCGCGGCGCGCCCGGCATGGGCGCGGCCATCCGCGGCTTTTAG
- a CDS encoding acetyl-CoA C-acyltransferase translates to MSGKTGRRAVIVDGVRTPFVKAFTDFTKLDTIALGVAAARGLLQRANLGRGDVESIVWGGVILPGTAPNVGREIALDLRLDPACEAMTVTRACASGLQAVTLAAAAIERGEADVVIAGGSDSTSNAEIKLPQKVVHALAPVALGKADPKAILGAMGKLAPFTDILPTRPKIAERTTGEVMGEAAEKMARRNEISRAAQDVFAARSHHRAAAAMASGRFDEEITPVEASAGKWVHADGLVRADTNEEKLGKLRPVFAKDGTVTAGNASPLTDGAAAVLLMSEEKARALGYRPRATISSWAYVGVDPADQLLMGPALAIPKVLDRAGRSLGEIDLVDLHEAFAAQVLCVLKMLGSAAFARERLGKSAAVGEVDPARLNVHGGSIALGHPFGATGARMVTTMANELVRSDKRTALLGICAAGGLGAAALLERID, encoded by the coding sequence ATGAGCGGAAAAACGGGGCGGCGGGCGGTGATCGTCGACGGCGTGCGGACGCCGTTCGTCAAGGCATTCACGGATTTCACGAAGCTCGACACGATCGCGCTCGGCGTGGCCGCGGCGCGGGGCCTCCTCCAACGGGCGAACCTCGGGCGGGGTGACGTCGAGTCGATCGTGTGGGGCGGGGTCATCCTGCCGGGCACGGCGCCGAACGTGGGGCGTGAGATCGCGCTGGATCTGAGGCTCGATCCCGCGTGCGAGGCGATGACGGTGACGCGGGCGTGCGCGTCGGGGTTGCAGGCGGTGACGCTCGCGGCGGCGGCGATCGAGCGCGGCGAGGCGGACGTGGTGATCGCGGGCGGGAGCGACTCGACGAGCAACGCGGAGATCAAGCTGCCGCAGAAGGTGGTGCACGCGCTCGCGCCCGTGGCGCTGGGCAAGGCCGATCCGAAGGCGATCCTCGGCGCCATGGGCAAACTCGCGCCTTTCACGGACATCCTGCCGACGAGGCCGAAGATCGCGGAGCGGACGACGGGCGAGGTGATGGGCGAGGCGGCCGAGAAGATGGCGCGCCGGAACGAGATTTCCCGCGCGGCGCAGGACGTCTTCGCGGCGCGCTCGCACCACCGCGCGGCGGCGGCGATGGCGTCGGGGCGGTTCGACGAGGAGATCACGCCTGTCGAGGCGAGCGCAGGCAAATGGGTGCACGCCGATGGGCTCGTGCGGGCCGACACGAATGAAGAGAAGCTCGGGAAGCTCCGCCCGGTGTTCGCGAAGGACGGCACGGTGACGGCGGGCAATGCGAGCCCCTTGACGGACGGCGCCGCGGCGGTGTTGCTCATGAGCGAGGAGAAGGCGCGGGCGCTCGGGTACCGGCCGAGGGCGACGATCTCCTCGTGGGCCTACGTGGGCGTCGATCCGGCGGATCAATTGCTCATGGGGCCGGCGCTCGCCATTCCGAAGGTGCTCGATCGGGCGGGGAGATCGCTCGGGGAGATCGACCTCGTGGATCTACACGAGGCGTTCGCGGCGCAGGTGCTCTGCGTGCTGAAGATGCTCGGCAGCGCGGCGTTCGCGCGGGAGCGGCTCGGGAAATCGGCGGCCGTGGGCGAGGTGGATCCAGCGCGGCTCAACGTGCACGGCGGCTCGATCGCGCTCGGGCATCCGTTTGGCGCGACGGGCGCGCGGATGGTGACGACGATGGCGAACGAGCTCGTCCGTTCCGACAAGCGGACGGCGCTGCTCGGGATCTGCGCGGCGGGTGGGCTCGGGGCGGCGGCGCTGCTCGAGCGGATCGATTGA
- a CDS encoding 3-oxoacyl-ACP reductase gives MNDVLLELGKNARARAVLSALGLPIPLPVPLRRARGPWRERPLADACVVVGATQGAELSPVIAEALAAAGANAYLIGPDSIAASFVEPGEAYGRPARALAALQDKERVAGVVFDATGLRDVAALRALYETFHPLVGRIARSGRVLVLGRPSGDSPAASAAQGALDGFVRSVAKEIGRVGATANLVRVEKGAEMRLGPVLRFLLSPRSAFVSAQPFVVDTRTNGALDKPPFVRPLEKKIAVVTGAARGIGAATARRLAEEGAHVVCLDRPGDDGPTSQLARSIHGTALLVDLGAEEAPSRIADVVRALGGLDVVVHNAGITRDKTLGRMSERQWDEVIAVNLGAVVRTHEALEPLLREGGRVVCLSSIAGIAGNVGQSAYAASKAGIMGFVAGLWPTLAERGITVNAVAPGFIETRLTAAIPVTVREAGRRLAALGQGGLPEDVAEVITFLASPGAAGITGRTVRVCGGALIGA, from the coding sequence ATGAACGACGTGTTGTTGGAGCTCGGTAAAAATGCGCGCGCGCGGGCGGTCCTGAGCGCGCTCGGCCTGCCCATTCCGTTGCCCGTGCCGCTCAGGCGCGCGCGCGGGCCGTGGCGCGAGAGGCCACTCGCGGACGCTTGTGTGGTCGTGGGCGCGACGCAAGGCGCCGAGCTCTCGCCGGTGATCGCCGAGGCGCTCGCGGCGGCGGGGGCGAATGCGTATTTGATCGGGCCCGATTCGATCGCGGCCTCGTTCGTGGAGCCGGGAGAAGCCTACGGCCGGCCCGCGCGTGCGCTCGCGGCGCTCCAGGACAAGGAGCGCGTGGCGGGCGTCGTCTTCGACGCGACGGGGCTGCGCGACGTCGCGGCCCTCCGCGCGCTTTACGAGACGTTTCATCCGCTGGTCGGCCGCATCGCGCGCTCGGGCCGCGTCCTCGTCCTCGGGAGGCCGAGCGGCGACAGCCCCGCGGCGTCGGCTGCGCAGGGGGCGCTCGACGGGTTTGTCCGGAGCGTGGCGAAGGAGATCGGCCGCGTGGGGGCGACGGCGAACCTCGTGCGGGTGGAGAAGGGCGCGGAGATGCGCCTCGGCCCGGTGCTTCGATTCTTGCTCTCGCCGAGGTCGGCGTTCGTCTCGGCGCAGCCGTTCGTGGTCGACACGCGGACGAACGGCGCCCTCGACAAACCGCCCTTCGTGCGGCCGCTGGAGAAGAAGATCGCGGTCGTGACCGGCGCGGCGCGAGGGATCGGCGCGGCGACGGCGAGGCGGCTCGCCGAGGAGGGCGCGCACGTGGTTTGCCTCGACAGGCCCGGCGACGACGGGCCGACGAGCCAGCTCGCGCGGTCGATCCACGGGACGGCGCTGCTCGTGGATCTCGGGGCCGAGGAGGCGCCCTCGCGGATCGCGGACGTCGTGCGGGCGCTCGGCGGGCTCGACGTCGTCGTGCACAACGCGGGGATCACGCGGGACAAGACGCTCGGCCGCATGAGCGAGCGGCAATGGGACGAGGTGATCGCGGTGAACCTCGGCGCGGTCGTCCGGACACACGAGGCGCTCGAGCCCTTGCTCCGCGAGGGCGGGCGCGTGGTTTGTCTCTCGTCGATCGCGGGGATCGCCGGGAACGTGGGGCAATCGGCGTACGCGGCCTCGAAGGCGGGGATCATGGGGTTCGTCGCGGGCCTCTGGCCGACGCTCGCAGAGCGCGGGATCACGGTGAACGCGGTCGCGCCGGGGTTCATCGAGACGCGCCTGACGGCGGCGATCCCGGTGACGGTGCGGGAGGCGGGGCGGCGGCTCGCCGCGCTCGGGCAGGGGGGTTTGCCCGAGGACGTGGCCGAGGTCATCACGTTCCTCGCGAGCCCGGGGGCCGCGGGGATCACGGGGCGGACGGTGCGGGTCTGTGGAGGCGCGCTCATCGGCGCGTGA